The following coding sequences are from one Chloroflexota bacterium window:
- a CDS encoding MmgE/PrpD family protein, producing the protein MQGPRTRRWGTPSAPHESSIAAQLAAFCAELRFADLPRAPVERAKELLLDFLGVCFRGMDTESSQAAVRSIRALSPPGAASILGDPTGAPAAWAALANGTAAHALEMDDVTARSSLHPGVAVFPAALALSEELGSRAEDLLVAVAAGYEVTMRVGNALNAASAYRRGFHPTGVAGAFGAAAASATLLRLDAERTAHALGVAGTMAAGSLEYLSDGSWTKRLNAGWAAHCGVVAARLAAAGFTGPSTAIEGPLGLLRGHSDSPLAAEATAGLGAELQLMRVSIKPYACCRYNHGLIDCVLQIRRGHEIALEDVEEIRLGVLSGGALLVAEPIEQKRAPRNVVDAQFSAAFAAAIALARGGAGYRDYCLAAVDDPVIRGLMQKVSCYRDAKLDAAYPDHWPAAVMIRLRDGTTLEARQPDPLGSPENPVDRAGLEEKFGQLVDRPFAPEVARQVWSLPEGSVDAILRPFIPASEVGSSS; encoded by the coding sequence GTGCAAGGCCCACGAACGCGGAGGTGGGGAACGCCGAGCGCCCCGCACGAGTCCAGCATCGCCGCCCAGCTCGCCGCCTTCTGCGCCGAGCTGCGCTTCGCCGACCTACCGCGCGCGCCTGTCGAGCGCGCCAAGGAGCTGCTCCTCGACTTTCTCGGCGTCTGTTTTCGGGGCATGGACACCGAGTCGAGCCAGGCCGCCGTGAGGTCGATTCGGGCGCTCTCGCCCCCCGGCGCCGCCTCCATCCTCGGCGACCCGACGGGCGCGCCGGCCGCCTGGGCAGCCCTGGCCAATGGTACGGCGGCCCACGCCCTCGAGATGGACGACGTCACCGCGCGCTCTTCTCTGCATCCGGGCGTGGCCGTCTTCCCGGCTGCGCTCGCGCTGAGCGAGGAGCTCGGGTCACGCGCCGAAGACCTCCTGGTCGCGGTGGCGGCCGGCTACGAAGTGACTATGCGCGTGGGAAATGCCCTCAACGCGGCATCCGCATATCGACGCGGCTTTCACCCCACCGGGGTCGCTGGCGCATTCGGGGCCGCCGCGGCCTCCGCGACGCTGCTGCGCCTCGACGCGGAGCGCACCGCGCATGCCCTCGGGGTCGCGGGAACGATGGCGGCGGGGTCGCTCGAGTACCTGAGCGACGGCTCGTGGACCAAGCGGCTCAACGCCGGATGGGCCGCCCACTGCGGTGTCGTCGCAGCGCGGCTCGCGGCGGCCGGATTTACCGGCCCATCCACCGCCATCGAAGGGCCGCTCGGCCTGCTCCGAGGACACTCCGACTCCCCGCTCGCGGCCGAGGCGACCGCCGGTCTCGGTGCCGAGCTTCAACTGATGCGCGTCTCGATCAAGCCCTACGCCTGCTGTCGCTACAACCACGGCCTGATCGACTGCGTCCTCCAGATCCGGCGCGGGCATGAGATCGCACTCGAAGACGTGGAGGAGATCCGCCTGGGCGTCTTGAGTGGCGGCGCCCTCCTGGTGGCCGAGCCCATCGAGCAGAAGCGGGCCCCGCGCAACGTCGTCGACGCGCAGTTCAGCGCTGCCTTTGCCGCCGCGATCGCGCTCGCTCGCGGCGGGGCGGGCTACCGCGATTACTGTCTGGCCGCGGTGGACGATCCCGTCATCCGAGGCCTGATGCAAAAGGTCTCCTGCTACCGGGACGCGAAGCTCGACGCGGCGTATCCCGACCACTGGCCCGCCGCGGTGATGATTCGCCTCCGGGACGGCACAACGCTCGAAGCTCGACAGCCAGACCCGCTCGGCTCGCCGGAGAATCCCGTCGATCGCGCGGGTCTGGAAGAGAAGTTCGGCCAGCTCGTCGATCGCCCGTTCGCGCCCGAAGTAGCCCGCCAGGTGTGGTCCCTGCCCGAGGGCTCCGTCGACGCGATCCTGCGCCCGTTCATACCTGCGTCCGAGGTGGGCTCGTCGAGCTGA